In Archocentrus centrarchus isolate MPI-CPG fArcCen1 chromosome 22, fArcCen1, whole genome shotgun sequence, one DNA window encodes the following:
- the mboat2a gene encoding membrane-bound O-acyltransferase domain-containing protein 2: MATQTTASCTGSTLLQPLSEIINLPLDQVNFVACQLFALLMAVWFRIYLHPSKTSPFIRHVVATLLGFYLALFCFGWYSLHFLLQSGLSYSVMVFAGLEHMHKYCFIVTLGYLILCQITRVYVFDYGMYSADFTGPMMVITQKITSMAFEIHDGLTKREGQLTPSQKYLAISRMPSLLEYLSYNCNFMGILAGPTCSYNDYKAFIEGTCYQPRHQESANGKENGKYKQTEPSPKNDVISKLCTCAVSLAIYLSLYKLLPVERSVNDDFVNSTPFHLQVIYLYLAMLALRPKYYFVWTLADAINNAAGFGFNGYNTDGSPRWDLISNLRILDIEFATSFKMFLDNWNIQTALWLKRVCYERCPVNPTAATFLLSAMWHGVYPGYYLTFLTGIGMTMAARAVRHNIRPYFLGSDSYKGIYDVITWAWTQVAISYTVVPFVLLAVGPSLKFYSSWYFGLHLLCLLVVLALPVKSKRRQAKEQQDGLQKDNQTDHNSTDNNCNQKEKAT; the protein is encoded by the exons GTTAACTTTGTGGCATGCCAGCTGTTTGCCCTGCTGATGGCTGTTTGGTTTCGGATCTACCTCCACCCCAGTAAGACCAGTCCCTTCATCAGACATGTGGTGGCCACTCTGTTGGGCTTCTACTTGGCTCTTTTCTGCTTTGGCTG GTATTCGCTCCATTTCCTGTTACAGAGTGGCCTGTCCTACAGTGTGATGGTCTTTGCTGGGTTGGAGCACATGCACAA GTACTGCTTCATTGTAACACTGGGCTATTTGATATTGTGTCAAATCACAAGAGTCTACGTTTTTGACTACGGCATGTACTCTGCAGATTTCACAGG GCCCATGATGGTTATCACACAGAAGATCACCAGCATGGCATTTGAAATCCATGATG GTTTGACCAAGCGAGAAGGGCAGCTGACCCCCAGTCAGAAATACCTTGCTATCAG TCGTATGCCCAGCTTGTTGGAATACCTGAGTTACAACTGTAACTTCATGGGCATCCTGGCAGGGCCGACCTGCTCCTACAACGACTACAAGGCCTTCATCGAAGGAACGTGCTACCAGCCGCGGCACCAGGAGAGCGCCAACGGGAAGGAGAACGGAAAGTACAAGCAGACTGAACCCTCCCCCAAG AATGATGTCATCTCCAAACTGTGTACCTGTGCTGTCTCGCTGGCCATCTATCTGTCCCTCTACAAGCTGCTCCCAGTCGAGCGCTCAGTAAATGATGACTTTGTCAACTCCACGCCCTTCCATCTCCAGGTCATCTACCTTTACCTGGCAATGCTGGCACTGAGGCCAAAGTACTACTTTGTCTGGACACTTG ctgatgctATCAACAATGCTGCTGGATTTGGCTTCAATGGATACAACACAGATGGCTCCCCACGATGGGATTTGATATCAAATCTCAGAATTCTGGACATTGAG TTTGCCACCAGTTTCAAGATGTTCCTAGACAACTGGAACATTCAGACAGCTCTGTGGCTTAAAAG GGTGTGCTACGAGCGCTGTCCCGTTAACCCCACCGCTGCCACTTTCCTGCTCTCGGCCATGTGGCACGGGGTGTACCCTGGCTACTACCTGACCTTCCTCACTGGCATCGGCATGACCATGGCTGCACGTGCA GTAAGGCACAACATCAGACCGTACTTCCTGGGCTCTGACTCATACAAGGGCATCTATGATGTCATCACCTGGGCATGGACTCAGGTGGCCATTAGCTACACAGTGGTGCCATTTGTTCTACTTGCAGTAGGACCCTCACTCAAATTCTACAG CTCTTGGTACTTTGGATTACACCTTCTATGTCTGCTGGTGGTCCTGGCCCTGCCTGTCAAATCGAAACGCCGGCAGGCCAAGGAGCAACAGGATGGCCTCCAGAAGGACAACCAGACAGATCACAACAGCACAGACAACAACTGCAACCAGAAAGAAAAGGCCACATGA